From Plutella xylostella chromosome 23, ilPluXylo3.1, whole genome shotgun sequence:
GAACGATCCGTCGTCGTTCTCGAAGCCCCACGTGATGCTGCCGTCTTCGTTCTCCTCGCGGTACTTGCGCAGGATCTGCGCGACCGGCTTCTTCTCCTTGTTGCTGGTGGGGATGTACCGCTGCGGCGCGAGGTTCTTGGGCGGCTTGGCTTCCTGCGGGCGCGAGTACTGGCGCACCGGCTCCTCGTCCTCCAGCAGCGGGCGCGGCTCCGGGCGGAGCGAGGGCCGCTGCGGGCGCGACGACAGCGGTTGCAGGCGCTGCGGCTTGGCGGGCTCGTTGCGCACCGGCGCGAACTGTGGCTGGATCAGCGGCCGGTACTGCGTGGGGCGGATCGGCTCCGGTTTGTAAGCGGGCGGAGTGGACTGGTACGAAGGCGACTGGTACGACGGCGGGTTGTAAGCTATCGGCGGCTTCGGCTGGGAAGTGGTCGTGATGTCGTAGAAGTCGTTCTGGGGCTCCGGGGTCGAGAACAGGTTCGGGGAGAAACCTGTGGGAGTGTTTATTTCGATGTCGTCCTCCGGCTCCTCAGTGACTGGTTTGGCGGGTTCGTCCAGCGACTGGAGGTttgggcgcggcgcggcgtcCACAGACTTGAAGGAGGGTCTGCCCTGGCCGGGGCGGCGGAGGCGGGGCGCGCCGCCCGGGACGGGGCCGGGCTGGAGGCGCCCCTGCCGGAACCCGCCGGCGCGCACCTGCCCGAGCGGCACGGCCCCCGGGATCTGCAGTctcggcggcgcggggccgtCGAAGTACTGCGCGTACGCTGTCACTGCGCACAGCATACATAtctggaaagaaagaaacaattcgtttaatatacttacttagttttaGTGTGTGCTTCTAACAGCATTCCTTTTGTGTCAGTATTTAACAGAAAACAGTCAAAGAAGTCAAGCGCCCATGAGACCCCTTGGGGAAtacgaaataaattatttgtatattgtaactaagtacctaccaatcTATAATATGCCTATAGACAGATTTATGATTAAATGTTAGTTAAGTACTAGCCTACATCACTtggacgtagttacgcagaaaggcCTCAATCCACAACTTCGTCAAAATTGAGTTATATACTAGAACATGCTATTTAATGTAGGGTCTACCtgtcaagaaaacaaacacagtaaaaaaccaactacaacatacttttttgatgTGGGGGACCACATTGTATGAAACACacattttttagtttcacataaaggactcaaactgttTGAGTCCTTTTACAGAAACGCATTTCCTATGAAACCatgaaaaatatagtttttcataaaagaCTCAAGCGctctgagtcgttttagagaaatacgtattcattaaaaaaagacaatttgtatttagcagaaaggactcaacccgtctgagtcgttttagaggaatacttattcattgaaaaaagacaatttgtatttagcagaaaggactcaaaccgtcttgagtcgttttagcgaaatacttattgattgaaagaagtcaatttgtatttagcagaaaagACTCAAACTGTCTGAGTTGTTTCATagaatataagtttttaataaaacagttcaaattttatttggcagaaaggattcaaactgtttttgttcCGTCTCTTGGCCACTATTCTGTCACCGCATTTTTTCACCTTCCGTCCCCCCACGAGCCAAGTATACTGccactcccatttcagttcggCGACCCGCATACCGACGTTGAACACTTTCCTCTTTTGACGGATCACCACGTTGGGAATACGTCTAAGCGAAATACTTAACATGGCTCGCTCTATAGCTCTTTGTGgaactctgattcggtgcacagtttcgTTGGTCATcgtccatgtatcggcaccgtatgttagtgtgggcaagtcacattagcaattaacaatccataagcagcgtcgctcgactctcaaacatctatcagattcatacaagttacgcCCGATTTGATAAGCGAGCGACGATgcctaaggattgttaatggctaattttcggtggtggtaactccAAAGGAATGTCACAAGGTGACTTGGTTCTCACACGACTGTCGGACCGGGAACCAAATCGACCACATTTTGATTATTCGAAAATGAAGACATTCACTT
This genomic window contains:
- the LOC105386975 gene encoding extensin, with product MRILLICMLCAVTAYAQYFDGPAPPRLQIPGAVPLGQVRAGGFRQGRLQPGPVPGGAPRLRRPGQGRPSFKSVDAAPRPNLQSLDEPAKPVTEEPEDDIEINTPTGFSPNLFSTPEPQNDFYDITTTSQPKPPIAYNPPSYQSPSYQSTPPAYKPEPIRPTQYRPLIQPQFAPVRNEPAKPQRLQPLSSRPQRPSLRPEPRPLLEDEEPVRQYSRPQEAKPPKNLAPQRYIPTSNKEKKPVAQILRKYREENEDGSITWGFENDDGSFKEETIGNNCVTRGKYGYVDPDGLKREYNYETGIPCDKTKQDQEEKGYVDYQENKAVLPNGIKIDLANMGKKSKRPFRSAISN